One window from the genome of Faecalibacterium sp. HTF-F encodes:
- a CDS encoding peptidoglycan D,D-transpeptidase FtsI family protein — protein sequence MPKFFRKITKKIKGPWPDTGASARMNPKISLLCGSLALAIMGLAAIRVTYSLYNIQIRNGETYRQLAAKQQLLDTTIKATRGEIYDSSGITLASTSVVWTIWADPDNSKILYTSTGEEDNEVRTLDPAMCAEVSRELTLRLLSGDGESLDAVDTSSEAYQTQYQKVYDALSKTDTRYQVLATKVNNAVKLSIESYVSQFNKAHKRANGTSRKGNISVGSEKSFQRNYPYGAFAAAVLGFTDADGIGTYGLEKSYQSTLAGVDGRTITKRNAYNNAIADENATTFAAKDGSNLVLSLDVNVQEIVERYLNEAIAANTVENRGAAIVMNVKTGAILAMASKPDFDPNDPLDYSANLDYLNELVHAEPELYGIYKKDENGNELKDANGNRILDEEADYSGYFRDIQWKNKTITELYYPGSVFKVITSAMGVDSGLANINTTFTCAGAYGVAKETYHCAGHKAHGTINLADALRQSCNIYYIQLGQRIGSQTFYNYFDAFGFTDRTGVDLPSETGFMQYYKGSQLGEVQLASSAFGQAMAITPLQMCTAVAAAVNGGYLVTPHVVDKITDANGNVIEEIGANVRRQVVSESTSNVIRQIMEYEVGAGTGGGKYAYVSGYRIGGKSGTSEQLNMDRRADGDYKKVASFAAVLPADDPEIIVYVMLDDPNNARTDYSSLLAAPVVGNIISEIAPYLGIAADGEDRSQTVVTVPNLVGTEWSSAQVQLNIKGLKHQLAESTASQAAAAVTYQYPHAGAKVAYGTTVYLYTDTYEGSHTEVPDVTGKSADFARQMLSAAGLNCVVEGNTGGTVQAQSEEPGSSVQRGTIVTITCG from the coding sequence ATGCCAAAATTTTTCCGAAAGATCACCAAAAAAATAAAAGGGCCATGGCCGGATACCGGTGCCAGTGCCCGCATGAACCCCAAAATCAGCCTGCTCTGCGGCAGTCTGGCCCTTGCGATCATGGGGCTTGCGGCCATCCGTGTGACCTACAGCCTGTATAACATCCAGATCCGGAACGGCGAGACTTATCGTCAGCTGGCGGCAAAGCAGCAGCTGCTGGATACCACCATCAAGGCGACCCGCGGCGAAATCTATGATAGCTCCGGCATCACGCTGGCTTCCACCAGTGTGGTGTGGACCATCTGGGCCGACCCGGACAACAGCAAGATCCTGTACACCTCCACCGGCGAGGAGGACAACGAGGTGCGCACACTGGACCCCGCCATGTGCGCCGAGGTGAGCCGGGAGCTGACCCTGCGCCTGCTCTCCGGCGACGGTGAGAGTCTGGACGCGGTGGACACCTCGTCGGAGGCGTACCAGACCCAGTACCAGAAGGTCTACGATGCACTTTCCAAAACCGACACCAGATATCAGGTGCTGGCCACCAAGGTGAACAACGCCGTCAAGCTGTCCATTGAATCGTATGTTTCGCAGTTCAATAAGGCGCACAAGCGTGCCAATGGCACATCCCGCAAGGGAAATATCTCGGTGGGCAGCGAGAAGAGCTTTCAGCGCAATTATCCCTACGGGGCATTTGCGGCGGCGGTGCTGGGCTTTACGGATGCCGACGGCATCGGCACCTACGGACTGGAAAAATCCTATCAGTCCACATTGGCCGGTGTGGACGGCCGCACCATCACCAAGCGCAACGCCTACAACAATGCCATTGCGGACGAGAATGCCACCACCTTTGCCGCCAAGGACGGCAGCAATCTGGTGCTTTCGCTGGATGTGAACGTGCAGGAGATCGTGGAGCGGTATCTGAACGAAGCCATTGCAGCCAACACGGTGGAGAACCGCGGCGCGGCTATCGTGATGAATGTCAAGACCGGTGCTATTCTGGCAATGGCCTCCAAGCCGGACTTTGACCCCAACGATCCGCTGGATTACAGTGCCAATCTGGATTATCTCAACGAGCTGGTGCACGCCGAGCCGGAGCTGTACGGCATCTACAAAAAGGATGAAAACGGCAACGAGCTCAAGGACGCAAACGGCAACCGCATTCTGGACGAGGAAGCGGACTATTCCGGCTACTTCCGGGATATCCAGTGGAAGAACAAGACCATCACCGAGCTGTATTACCCCGGAAGCGTGTTCAAGGTGATCACCTCGGCCATGGGCGTAGATTCCGGTCTGGCGAATATCAACACCACCTTTACCTGCGCCGGTGCCTACGGCGTGGCCAAGGAGACCTACCACTGTGCAGGCCACAAGGCCCACGGCACCATCAATCTGGCCGATGCCCTGCGCCAGAGCTGCAATATCTATTACATCCAGCTGGGCCAGAGGATTGGATCTCAGACGTTCTACAATTACTTTGACGCCTTTGGTTTCACCGACCGCACGGGCGTGGACCTGCCCAGCGAGACCGGTTTTATGCAGTACTACAAGGGCAGCCAGCTGGGCGAAGTGCAGCTGGCATCCTCGGCCTTTGGTCAGGCCATGGCGATCACCCCGCTGCAGATGTGCACGGCGGTGGCTGCAGCGGTCAACGGCGGCTATCTGGTCACGCCCCATGTCGTGGATAAGATCACCGATGCCAACGGCAACGTCATTGAGGAGATCGGCGCCAATGTCCGCCGTCAGGTGGTCAGCGAGAGCACCAGCAACGTGATCCGCCAGATCATGGAATATGAGGTGGGCGCCGGTACCGGCGGCGGCAAGTACGCCTATGTGTCCGGCTACCGCATCGGCGGCAAGTCCGGCACTTCCGAACAGCTGAACATGGACCGCCGCGCCGATGGCGACTACAAGAAGGTGGCATCCTTTGCCGCCGTGCTGCCCGCCGACGACCCGGAGATCATCGTCTATGTGATGCTGGATGACCCCAACAACGCCAGAACGGACTATTCGTCCCTGCTGGCGGCTCCCGTTGTGGGCAACATCATCAGCGAGATCGCGCCGTACCTTGGCATTGCCGCCGACGGCGAGGATCGCAGCCAGACGGTGGTCACGGTGCCGAATCTGGTGGGCACCGAGTGGAGCAGCGCACAGGTGCAGCTGAACATCAAGGGCCTCAAGCATCAGCTGGCCGAAAGCACAGCCAGTCAGGCGGCAGCAGCTGTTACCTACCAGTACCCCCATGCAGGTGCAAAGGTGGCCTATGGCACCACTGTGTATCTGTATACCGATACCTACGAGGGCAGCCATACCGAGGTGCCGGATGTGACCGGCAAGAGCGCGGACTTTGCCCGCCAGATGCTGTCCGCTGCCGGACTGAACTGTGTGGTAGAGGGGAATACAGGCGGCACGGTGCAGGCGCAGAGCGAGGAGCCCGGCTCCAGCGTGCAGCGCGGCACCATCGTGACCATTACCTGTGGGTAA
- a CDS encoding cell division protein FtsL yields the protein MGQAAYDYNAVRRRKAPQTQRKANLRVAKGGKRRLTPLQAAVHNAMNLVAAALLVGFAISLLWSESQLVELNDQIQDAKAQLVSEQSQYTYYNSTLNSKTNITSVEETAGRLGLMKIDQSQITYIRLGESDTLERTQSAVRQWTDFIYNGAVNILGTIR from the coding sequence ATGGGTCAGGCAGCATACGATTATAACGCAGTGCGGCGCAGAAAAGCCCCGCAGACACAGCGCAAGGCGAACCTGCGTGTTGCAAAGGGCGGCAAGCGCCGTCTTACGCCGCTGCAGGCAGCGGTGCACAATGCCATGAATCTGGTGGCAGCTGCGCTGCTGGTGGGCTTTGCCATCAGCCTGCTGTGGAGCGAATCCCAGCTGGTGGAGCTGAACGATCAGATCCAGGATGCAAAGGCACAGCTGGTGAGCGAGCAGAGCCAGTATACTTATTACAACAGTACCCTGAACAGCAAGACCAATATCACCAGCGTGGAGGAAACCGCCGGGCGTCTGGGCCTGATGAAGATCGACCAGAGCCAGATCACCTACATCCGTCTGGGCGAGAGCGATACGCTGGAGCGCACCCAGTCCGCTGTGCGGCAGTGGACTGACTTTATCTATAACGGAGCAGTGAACATTCTTGGCACCATAAGGTGA
- the rsmH gene encoding 16S rRNA (cytosine(1402)-N(4))-methyltransferase RsmH, whose translation MELETQAAFDPASFEHIPVLLNECLEGLAIDPAGTYLDGTAGGAGHSRQIALRLDAAKGGRLISLDQDPDAVQTARSRLAGLPATVVQINFRYAGQALESLGIDKINGALLDLGVSSHQLDDAARGFSYRADAPLDMRMSQQGETAADLVNTESREELARILRDYGEEPFAWQITGRIVEARENAPIETTLQLADIVASAMPPAERRKNKNPSRRTFQALRIAVNHELDALEEGLDTIFDHLAPGGRLCVITFHSLEDRLVKNKFRRWSTACTCPPEFPVCVCGGKAKAKLVTRKPIEANSQELEENRRSRSAHLRVLEKC comes from the coding sequence ATGGAACTTGAAACACAAGCAGCCTTTGACCCGGCCTCGTTTGAGCATATCCCGGTCCTGCTGAACGAGTGTCTGGAGGGTCTTGCCATCGACCCGGCTGGCACTTACCTTGACGGAACGGCGGGCGGCGCGGGACATTCCCGCCAGATCGCCCTGCGATTGGATGCGGCAAAGGGCGGACGCCTGATCTCGCTGGATCAGGACCCGGATGCCGTGCAGACCGCACGTTCCCGTCTGGCGGGCCTGCCCGCTACGGTGGTGCAGATCAACTTCCGCTATGCGGGACAAGCTCTGGAAAGCCTTGGCATCGACAAGATCAACGGCGCACTGCTGGATCTTGGCGTTTCCAGCCATCAGCTGGACGATGCAGCCCGGGGATTTTCCTACCGGGCAGATGCACCGCTGGACATGCGGATGAGCCAGCAGGGCGAGACGGCGGCAGACCTTGTGAACACCGAGAGCCGCGAAGAGCTGGCACGCATCCTGCGGGATTACGGCGAGGAGCCTTTTGCATGGCAGATCACGGGCAGGATCGTGGAAGCGAGAGAAAACGCTCCCATTGAAACGACCCTGCAGCTGGCAGACATCGTGGCCAGCGCCATGCCGCCGGCAGAACGCCGCAAGAACAAGAACCCTTCCCGCCGCACCTTTCAGGCGCTGCGCATTGCAGTGAACCATGAACTGGATGCGCTGGAGGAAGGGCTGGATACCATTTTTGATCACCTTGCGCCGGGCGGTCGGCTGTGTGTGATCACCTTCCACTCGCTGGAGGACAGGCTGGTGAAGAACAAATTCCGCCGCTGGTCCACAGCCTGTACCTGCCCGCCGGAGTTTCCGGTGTGCGTGTGCGGGGGCAAGGCAAAAGCAAAGCTTGTCACCCGCAAGCCCATTGAGGCAAACAGTCAGGAACTGGAGGAGAACCGGCGCAGCCGTTCTGCCCACCTGAGAGTTTTGGAAAAATGCTGA
- a CDS encoding ATPase — protein MNVNELLDTIEDALEEGANVPLSGGKKIVDVEQIRDLLDEIRANLPGELRQAQQIVNDRAQIVETANAQAQVIVKKAEERARILTSEAEIVKAAQQRAAEITTAAQNEVRTLRQTVTDYCDNMLRNTEETMVENAAQVKNVRANLRQNAKKNG, from the coding sequence ATGAACGTGAACGAACTTTTGGATACCATTGAGGATGCACTGGAGGAAGGCGCAAATGTCCCTCTGTCCGGCGGCAAGAAGATCGTGGACGTGGAGCAGATCCGTGATCTGCTGGACGAGATCCGCGCAAACCTGCCCGGTGAGCTGCGGCAGGCCCAGCAGATCGTGAACGACCGCGCCCAGATCGTGGAAACGGCCAACGCGCAGGCACAGGTCATTGTGAAAAAGGCGGAGGAAAGAGCCCGCATCCTGACCAGCGAGGCGGAGATCGTGAAGGCGGCGCAGCAGCGTGCCGCGGAGATCACCACCGCAGCCCAGAATGAGGTGCGCACCCTGCGCCAGACCGTGACGGACTACTGCGACAATATGCTCCGCAACACCGAGGAGACCATGGTGGAAAATGCGGCACAGGTGAAAAATGTGCGGGCAAATCTGCGCCAGAATGCCAAGAAAAACGGATAA
- the rsmD gene encoding 16S rRNA (guanine(966)-N(2))-methyltransferase RsmD — protein MRVIAGEARGRSLEALPGTDVTRPTLSQVKEAMFSIVQFDLPGARVLDLYAGSGQLGIEALSRGAARCVFLDENREAVNIIMRNCKACGVFDRSRVNIGEAARYLSACREQFDIVLLDPPFRNGTLEKILPAVDKCTAPGGIVLCESETGIVLPAEAGGLTLRKQYKYGRVLLWKYTKPMQPAGDEQKGEAL, from the coding sequence ATGCGCGTGATCGCAGGAGAAGCCCGGGGCCGCAGTCTGGAGGCCCTGCCGGGAACAGATGTGACCCGGCCCACCCTTTCGCAGGTAAAAGAGGCGATGTTCAGCATCGTCCAGTTCGACCTGCCCGGCGCACGGGTGCTGGACTTGTATGCGGGCAGCGGCCAGCTTGGCATTGAAGCACTGAGCCGCGGCGCGGCGCGCTGCGTGTTTCTGGACGAGAACCGCGAGGCAGTGAATATCATCATGCGCAACTGCAAGGCCTGCGGCGTGTTCGACCGCAGCCGCGTCAATATCGGCGAGGCTGCGCGGTATCTTTCCGCCTGCCGGGAGCAGTTCGACATCGTACTGCTGGACCCGCCCTTCCGCAATGGTACGCTGGAAAAGATCCTGCCGGCGGTGGACAAATGCACCGCACCCGGCGGCATCGTGCTGTGCGAGAGCGAGACGGGCATCGTGCTGCCGGCCGAGGCAGGCGGCCTGACCCTGCGCAAGCAGTACAAGTACGGCAGAGTGCTGCTGTGGAAGTACACAAAGCCCATGCAGCCGGCCGGTGATGAGCAGAAGGGAGAAGCACTATGA
- a CDS encoding flavodoxin family protein, with product MKVLLINGSPHEKGCTYTALSLIAKELNDAGVDTEILHVGGKPVGGCIGCGGCAAGNGCVFGGVVNEAIEKAKTADGFVFGSPVHYASATGNMTSFMDRLAYAGGRYLAYKPAAICCSARRAGTTTTLDQLVKYPQFFHMPLVNGSYWAMVHGSNAEQVLQDAEGCAVMQELGRNMAWLLHCIQAGKAAGIEHPQNPKRPMTNFIR from the coding sequence ATGAAAGTTCTGCTCATCAACGGCAGCCCCCACGAAAAGGGCTGCACCTATACCGCCCTTTCCCTCATCGCAAAGGAACTGAACGACGCCGGTGTGGACACCGAGATCCTGCATGTCGGCGGCAAGCCCGTAGGCGGCTGCATCGGCTGCGGCGGCTGCGCCGCAGGCAATGGCTGCGTGTTCGGCGGTGTGGTCAACGAAGCCATTGAGAAGGCCAAGACCGCCGACGGCTTTGTGTTCGGCAGCCCGGTGCACTATGCATCCGCTACCGGCAACATGACCAGCTTCATGGACCGCCTTGCCTACGCAGGCGGCAGATATCTGGCCTACAAGCCTGCCGCCATCTGCTGCTCGGCACGCCGCGCGGGTACCACCACCACGCTGGACCAGCTGGTGAAGTACCCGCAGTTCTTCCACATGCCGCTGGTGAACGGCTCCTACTGGGCCATGGTGCATGGCTCCAACGCCGAGCAGGTCCTGCAGGACGCCGAGGGCTGTGCCGTGATGCAGGAGCTGGGCCGTAACATGGCCTGGCTGCTGCACTGCATCCAAGCCGGAAAAGCCGCCGGCATTGAGCACCCGCAGAACCCCAAGCGGCCCATGACCAACTTTATCCGCTGA
- a CDS encoding leucine-rich repeat protein has protein sequence MKRFIAALLTVAMAVSFVPFSVFAEGSGTESLPETSAESTAAQQEEMARALQSTYDPFGRNYVSAQTEENQSQQAEVDTSDVSLTATNSFGQLLMNSMDEQNGTNGEYTSRVTSLKMNGHTATVEFVTDKAADLVVAVYTDSNAEEMVASGTAEVSGSGGNDSVSVAIQGEIPEYYTVKAFLLNKNTHEPLSQVYTDSSRTKVMVDLSTAKASDFPEDRVINLDGQDDTNFAVVSDETTLVTYENNAAGKNQVISEDDDALVYVIGNASDEIKNLQPNDILTYEYEPGVMLIARVQNITVSGDTVTIYGDSALDISDVFDAVKIESDADSGDFTYDGTEADAGVEYNGTSYDEPDEIDLTNAAGQGEIKVGNEFILKEVGDSNLKVKGSIKISLGIKIQYYFANDMTFISDSNEFEVTGAVSFSAKSEGEIKLGSLGVRPIFGLWVGFEPVVKGKAEITGKLQLKYTATIGAEYYSSSGFSNTSKEPEVEFNISAEGSLYIGFDFKPKAKILEKVTVLTLDAEVGAELKGTKKITTIDNDTFNDESRHACAGCFEVKVSTIVKVGATLEIIGITPKKKQFAELTLGPLEGYYSPEYDEWGWNKCPHELYRVILSVDQENPQGISYLMGSMSDVLEGKAKALGGIALENGKMRCYLAPGTYTVAAVKDSNVPYGDATFTITENAVDVQIKAGSIDISKPEPDKPGTGENPDGPDSSITMNWSLDENGKLIIEGKGEMDQKAEWNKAEDVPWNAVKSEIKNVEIAEGITSVGSYAFYDCKNLTDVVIPSGVTSIGSYAFFGCRSLASVAIPDSVTSIGNHAFLGCRSLISVEIPNSVISIGGAAFDSCSSLTRIIISNSVTNIGDATFYGCSSLTSIEISNSITRIGSSVFNGCSSLTHITIPDGVTNIGDHAFSGCRSLTSIEIPNGVTSIGDFVFYACENLTSVTIPSSVTSIGNYAFYGGCGSLTSIEIPNGITSIGESTFSGCSGLARVEIPSSVTSIGSGAFSKCSSLTSIEIPNGLTSISDFVFFGCSSLTNITIPSSVTSIGGYAFEGCSSLTSIAIPNGVTGISDFVFEDCKNLTSITIPSSVTSIGDYAFFGCSSLTNITIPNQVASIGHAAFYDCGSLTSITIPNGVTIIESSTFANCSSLTSIEIPSSVIGISGAAFYGCSSLTNVFYSGTREQWNKIPSESSNDPLLSATIHCTDGDILPENTSSENSITTGSAAASNGTFSAAFDNVSAGKDYAVIISRSETNPLNPDNLIYINQITAATDGELSVPFRTGASTGEMVYVVACARDDITIDPVQPTDPVDSDTPSGGGGAGAAVVGVVAVAAVVGVVLLMPVEVSGTVKCTNQAVRPAAVQVLQGDKVIAETVTDAEGRFTVKVRRGSYTLRVRYVGADGYPVTRTVDFKAPNKNLNVAA, from the coding sequence ATGAAAAGGTTCATTGCGGCGTTGCTGACGGTGGCCATGGCTGTCAGCTTTGTACCTTTCAGTGTGTTTGCGGAAGGGAGCGGCACGGAGTCTCTGCCGGAAACATCGGCGGAGAGCACAGCTGCGCAGCAGGAAGAAATGGCCCGTGCATTGCAAAGTACATACGATCCATTTGGGCGGAACTATGTCTCTGCGCAGACGGAGGAAAACCAGAGCCAGCAGGCAGAGGTGGATACATCGGATGTATCGCTGACTGCGACCAACAGCTTTGGCCAGCTGCTTATGAACAGTATGGACGAGCAAAACGGAACGAATGGCGAGTATACTAGCCGCGTTACGAGTCTGAAGATGAACGGACATACTGCCACAGTGGAATTTGTTACGGATAAAGCGGCTGACCTTGTGGTGGCTGTTTACACTGACAGCAACGCAGAAGAAATGGTTGCCAGCGGTACTGCAGAAGTGTCCGGCAGCGGCGGGAATGATTCGGTTTCCGTGGCGATTCAAGGCGAGATCCCGGAGTATTATACGGTTAAGGCATTTTTGCTGAATAAAAATACCCATGAGCCGCTGAGTCAGGTGTATACAGACTCTTCGCGCACAAAAGTTATGGTTGATTTGAGCACCGCGAAAGCCAGTGACTTCCCGGAAGATCGTGTGATCAATCTGGATGGGCAGGATGATACGAACTTTGCCGTTGTCAGTGACGAAACGACGCTTGTGACATACGAGAATAATGCTGCAGGGAAGAATCAAGTCATCAGCGAAGATGATGATGCATTGGTATACGTTATTGGCAATGCCAGTGATGAGATCAAAAACCTGCAGCCGAACGATATCCTGACTTACGAATATGAGCCGGGTGTGATGTTGATCGCACGTGTGCAGAACATTACAGTAAGTGGAGATACTGTAACTATTTACGGTGATAGCGCACTGGATATCTCCGATGTGTTTGATGCTGTCAAAATTGAAAGTGATGCCGATAGCGGAGATTTTACTTACGATGGTACCGAAGCAGATGCTGGTGTAGAATATAATGGAACGAGCTATGATGAACCTGACGAAATAGATTTGACAAATGCAGCAGGTCAGGGAGAAATTAAGGTAGGAAATGAATTTATACTAAAAGAAGTCGGAGACTCAAATCTAAAAGTCAAGGGATCTATTAAAATCAGTCTTGGAATAAAAATTCAGTACTATTTTGCAAATGATATGACTTTTATTTCGGATTCGAATGAATTTGAAGTGACAGGAGCTGTGTCTTTTTCAGCAAAATCAGAAGGCGAAATCAAACTGGGATCTTTAGGTGTTCGACCGATTTTTGGCCTGTGGGTTGGATTTGAACCCGTAGTAAAAGGAAAAGCGGAGATTACGGGTAAGCTGCAATTAAAATATACTGCAACAATTGGCGCAGAATATTATAGCTCTTCTGGATTTTCAAATACAAGCAAAGAACCTGAAGTTGAATTCAACATTTCTGCAGAAGGAAGCTTGTACATTGGATTTGATTTTAAACCGAAAGCAAAGATTCTCGAAAAAGTTACAGTATTGACATTGGATGCGGAAGTTGGAGCAGAATTGAAGGGCACAAAGAAAATTACAACAATTGACAACGATACATTCAATGATGAGTCAAGACACGCATGTGCAGGCTGTTTTGAAGTGAAGGTGTCAACAATCGTAAAAGTTGGCGCAACACTTGAAATCATAGGAATTACGCCTAAGAAAAAACAATTTGCGGAACTGACGCTAGGTCCACTGGAAGGGTATTATTCACCGGAATATGATGAGTGGGGATGGAATAAATGTCCGCATGAGTTATATCGTGTGATACTATCTGTGGATCAGGAAAATCCCCAGGGAATTTCTTACTTGATGGGCTCCATGAGTGATGTTCTGGAAGGCAAGGCAAAGGCTCTCGGAGGCATAGCGCTTGAAAATGGAAAGATGCGATGCTATCTTGCGCCGGGTACTTACACAGTTGCTGCAGTGAAAGATTCCAATGTGCCGTATGGAGATGCTACGTTTACTATTACAGAAAATGCAGTCGATGTTCAGATCAAAGCGGGGTCTATTGATATTTCAAAACCGGAACCGGACAAACCGGGAACTGGCGAAAATCCAGATGGGCCGGACTCTAGTATAACTATGAATTGGTCGTTGGACGAAAACGGAAAGTTAATCATTGAAGGTAAAGGAGAAATGGATCAAAAAGCAGAATGGAATAAAGCGGAAGATGTTCCGTGGAATGCGGTAAAAAGTGAAATAAAAAATGTGGAAATAGCAGAAGGAATAACCAGTGTTGGAAGCTATGCATTTTATGATTGTAAAAATTTGACGGATGTTGTAATTCCAAGCGGAGTGACCAGCATTGGTAGCTATGCATTTTTTGGTTGCAGAAGTTTGGCAAGTGTTGCAATTCCGGACAGCGTAACCAGCATTGGAAACCATGCATTTTTGGGGTGCAGAAGTTTGATAAGCGTCGAAATTCCGAACAGTGTAATCAGCATTGGTGGTGCTGCATTTGATAGTTGTAGCAGTCTGACACGTATTATAATTTCGAACAGCGTAACCAACATTGGCGATGCTACATTTTATGGCTGCAGCAGTCTGACAAGTATCGAAATCTCAAACAGTATAACCAGAATTGGTAGCTCTGTATTTAACGGTTGTAGCAGTTTGACACATATTACGATTCCGGATGGTGTAACAAACATTGGTGACCATGCGTTTTCTGGTTGCAGAAGTTTGACAAGCATCGAAATCCCGAACGGTGTAACCAGTATTGGAGACTTTGTATTTTATGCTTGCGAAAATTTGACAAGCGTTACGATTCCGAGTAGTGTGACCAGTATTGGAAATTATGCGTTTTATGGTGGCTGTGGCAGCCTGACAAGCATCGAAATCCCGAATGGTATAACCAGCATTGGAGAGAGCACATTTTCTGGCTGTAGTGGTTTGGCACGTGTTGAAATTCCGAGCAGCGTAACTAGCATTGGCAGCGGCGCATTTTCTAAATGTAGCAGTTTAACGAGCATCGAAATTCCGAACGGTCTGACAAGTATTAGTGACTTTGTATTTTTTGGCTGTAGTAGTCTGACAAACATTACAATCCCAAGCAGCGTAACCAGCATTGGCGGCTATGCATTCGAGGGTTGTAGCAGTCTGACAAGTATTGCAATTCCGAATGGTGTAACTGGCATTAGTGATTTTGTATTTGAAGATTGCAAAAACCTGACGAGTATTACGATTCCGAGCAGTGTGACTAGCATTGGAGACTATGCGTTTTTTGGCTGCAGCAGTCTGACAAACATTACGATTCCGAACCAGGTGGCCAGCATTGGTCATGCTGCATTTTATGACTGCGGTAGTTTAACAAGCATTACAATCCCGAATGGCGTAACCATAATTGAAAGCTCTACATTTGCTAACTGTAGCAGTTTGACAAGTATCGAAATTCCGAGCAGTGTGATTGGCATTAGTGGTGCTGCATTTTATGGCTGTAGCAGTCTAACGAATGTTTTCTATTCTGGAACAAGGGAACAGTGGAATAAGATACCAAGTGAGAGTAGCAATGACCCCCTCCTTTCCGCTACCATCCACTGTACCGATGGTGATATCCTTCCCGAGAATACATCCTCTGAAAACTCCATCACAACCGGTTCCGCAGCTGCTAGCAACGGCACCTTCAGCGCAGCATTTGATAATGTGAGCGCGGGCAAGGACTATGCCGTTATCATCAGTCGCTCTGAAACCAATCCGCTGAACCCGGATAACCTGATCTACATCAATCAGATCACTGCAGCAACAGACGGCGAACTGAGCGTGCCGTTCCGCACGGGCGCAAGTACCGGCGAGATGGTGTATGTTGTGGCCTGTGCACGGGACGACATTACCATAGACCCGGTCCAGCCGACTGACCCGGTCGATTCGGACACTCCTTCCGGCGGCGGTGGTGCCGGTGCGGCAGTGGTCGGTGTCGTGGCCGTGGCGGCAGTTGTAGGCGTTGTGCTGCTGATGCCGGTGGAAGTCAGCGGTACGGTCAAATGCACCAACCAGGCAGTTCGGCCTGCTGCTGTGCAGGTGTTGCAGGGCGATAAGGTCATAGCAGAGACTGTTACGGATGCAGAGGGTCGATTCACCGTCAAGGTGCGCCGCGGTAGCTATACGCTGCGTGTGCGGTATGTGGGCGCGGACGGCTATCCTGTGACCCGCACGGTGGACTTCAAAGCACCAAACAAAAATCTGAATGTAGCGGCATAA